In Chitinophaga nivalis, a single genomic region encodes these proteins:
- the qhpG gene encoding flavin-dependent monooxygenase QhpG: MNPENTIDALIIGAGPAGTCAALRLLSLGHRVALIESEPFPRPQIGESLSPGIWNIFQYLQAEHLLTKQNYLHQLPARVIWETTNANIISPVSRGTGIMADRALLDKDLLELAVQRGLRLFQPARFESCNKIADHWEVQVRQLQSSFTIITTFILDARGRRGNQLADRVLTAPPAVALWSYIPAAGMPRETLVEATENGWLWGSPMPNDQFRILSFVDPEAVKNRQAGPVFNDMVASGKLFRQTLSGGELPQISSCLVFTYAHMQPWHNRYIRLGEAAFSLDPLSSTGVEKAMRFSLQAVIAVNTLLKSNEEPVAQAFYEDRMVESVVNHTNWTSRYYAQAWPGVQHPFWKERSVPFIESKNTATPFYQQLSNRFKNMTQPEPIATRPATNAHQEIRRIWHEKMQLSPAVTFLETTCVVADMLQTKTAIRHPNLDREVAYLENVELSPLLGQIFSPVAFGDIVQEWSKSISFEQAVRTAFFLWEKEIICQAV; encoded by the coding sequence ATGAATCCTGAAAACACTATTGATGCGTTAATCATTGGCGCAGGGCCGGCTGGTACCTGCGCCGCATTACGTCTGCTGAGTCTGGGACACCGTGTGGCACTGATTGAAAGTGAGCCTTTCCCGAGGCCACAGATCGGTGAATCGCTGTCTCCCGGCATCTGGAATATTTTCCAATATCTGCAGGCGGAACACTTACTCACCAAACAAAACTATTTACATCAATTACCCGCCAGGGTAATCTGGGAAACAACCAATGCAAATATCATCAGCCCTGTATCACGGGGTACCGGTATTATGGCAGATCGCGCGTTGCTGGACAAAGATTTGCTGGAACTGGCTGTACAGCGCGGGCTCCGGCTCTTTCAACCCGCCCGCTTTGAATCCTGTAACAAAATAGCCGATCATTGGGAAGTACAGGTAAGACAGCTGCAATCCAGCTTTACCATTATCACCACCTTTATCCTGGATGCCCGCGGCAGGCGCGGCAACCAGCTGGCAGACCGGGTGCTCACGGCGCCTCCTGCCGTGGCTTTGTGGTCGTATATCCCTGCTGCCGGCATGCCTCGCGAAACCCTGGTGGAGGCCACGGAAAATGGTTGGCTGTGGGGCTCCCCCATGCCCAATGACCAATTCCGGATACTCTCTTTCGTAGATCCGGAAGCCGTAAAAAACCGGCAGGCAGGCCCGGTATTCAATGACATGGTGGCCAGTGGAAAGTTGTTCCGGCAAACATTGTCAGGCGGAGAACTTCCACAGATTTCTTCCTGTCTGGTATTCACCTATGCACATATGCAACCGTGGCATAACCGGTATATACGTTTAGGAGAAGCCGCCTTCTCCCTGGATCCGTTATCGTCTACCGGCGTAGAAAAAGCCATGCGTTTTTCCCTGCAGGCGGTCATTGCCGTGAATACCCTGCTGAAATCCAATGAAGAACCCGTAGCACAGGCTTTCTATGAAGACCGCATGGTAGAATCAGTTGTCAATCACACCAACTGGACCAGCCGCTATTATGCACAGGCCTGGCCCGGTGTGCAGCATCCTTTCTGGAAAGAACGTTCCGTACCTTTTATTGAATCCAAAAATACGGCGACGCCTTTTTATCAGCAATTGTCCAACCGGTTCAAAAACATGACGCAACCGGAACCCATTGCTACCAGGCCTGCTACCAACGCTCACCAGGAAATCCGCCGGATCTGGCATGAAAAAATGCAGCTCTCCCCAGCGGTAACATTTCTGGAAACGACTTGTGTGGTAGCTGATATGCTGCAAACCAAAACTGCCATCCGGCATCCGAATCTCGACCGGGAAGTGGCCTACCTGGAAAATGTAGAGCTATCACCTTTGCTGGGGCAGATATTCAGCCCGGTAGCTTTCGGTGATATTGTACAGGAATGGAGTAAAAGTATTTCTTTTGAACAGGCGGTACGTACGGCTTTCTTTTTATGGGAGAAGGAAATCATTTGTCAGGCCGTTTGA
- a CDS encoding trypsin-like peptidase domain-containing protein, with product MKSKILLTLFSITLMAAQTTFGQISTDEQPYSFTQPQALAKKAEIPVITLPAPDLKKLAAEDAAEAAQGQPPRFGHLYKVNIRPDNAGTWTDLPNGDRLWQLKINSTNAKSINLLYDQFRLPAGGKLFLYNEESRQAIGAFTERNNKGVNNAVAGFATGLIYGSTLTLEYIEPAAVKGQSIISISYVVQGYRYIKLPGDKTGFGTSGSCNVNVNCPEGAAWQQEKNAVALILVNGNRWCTGSLVNNTAANQIPYLLTANHCLSGLDAVNNPNAAHWSFYWHYESPGCTNSGEPAILSTSGATLVANNAASDVALFRLTEDPVNKTGVTPYYLGWDRSGNSAAGVGIHHPAGDVKKISAYTQISATAYGSTGGNQDHWRVIWDQTQTNRGITEGGSSGSPLINNQRRVIGQLHGGQSACNNQNGADWYGRFSLSWGNSTDNRRRLSDWLDPAGTGAQTLDGITSCGTKGILYGPNKLCGTGTYSIGGTPASSTITWSVTGPYKINGATTGASVSVSSTGSGTGTIRAIVTRPCGLVDTIERTISSTLAAPTGISGLDPDHPLCINSTYYFAANSVDGATSYTWSTSGTITSGQGSNDVNVRTGNRAGPFMIGVYASNACGDSDPLFLDGIVSTCRGGEDPVFIVYPNPVDNQVTISRNQEAFDSKSADNSIVTISLLSERGVLVRAGKITPETPVVQLDTQRLPEGTYYLHLSNGKKITKQQIVVRH from the coding sequence ATGAAATCAAAAATTCTACTCACCCTGTTCAGCATCACCCTGATGGCTGCACAAACTACCTTTGGACAGATTAGTACGGATGAACAACCGTACAGCTTTACGCAGCCACAGGCCCTGGCTAAAAAAGCGGAGATCCCTGTCATTACCCTGCCTGCGCCAGATCTGAAAAAACTGGCCGCAGAAGATGCCGCAGAAGCCGCACAGGGTCAACCGCCGCGATTCGGACATCTTTACAAAGTAAACATCCGGCCGGACAATGCCGGTACCTGGACTGACCTCCCCAACGGCGATCGGCTCTGGCAACTGAAAATCAACAGTACCAATGCTAAATCCATCAACCTGTTGTATGATCAGTTCCGGTTACCTGCCGGCGGTAAATTATTCCTGTACAATGAGGAATCCCGACAAGCTATCGGCGCCTTTACCGAAAGGAATAACAAAGGCGTTAACAATGCCGTAGCCGGCTTTGCTACGGGGTTGATTTATGGCAGCACCCTTACGCTGGAATACATCGAACCTGCCGCCGTAAAAGGACAAAGCATTATTTCCATTTCCTATGTAGTACAAGGTTACCGCTACATTAAACTACCCGGCGACAAAACCGGATTCGGTACATCCGGTAGTTGTAATGTAAACGTGAATTGCCCGGAAGGCGCTGCGTGGCAACAGGAAAAAAATGCCGTTGCCCTCATCCTCGTAAATGGTAATCGCTGGTGTACCGGTTCCCTGGTGAACAACACCGCCGCCAACCAGATCCCCTATTTGCTGACAGCCAACCACTGCCTCAGCGGCCTGGATGCTGTGAATAATCCCAATGCAGCACACTGGTCTTTTTACTGGCATTACGAAAGTCCGGGTTGTACAAATAGCGGCGAACCGGCTATTCTCTCTACTTCCGGCGCAACCCTGGTAGCCAACAATGCCGCCAGCGATGTGGCCTTGTTCCGGCTGACAGAAGACCCGGTGAACAAAACCGGCGTTACGCCGTATTACCTGGGCTGGGATCGTAGCGGCAACAGCGCCGCCGGCGTTGGTATCCATCACCCGGCCGGAGATGTCAAAAAAATATCTGCCTATACGCAGATCAGCGCTACAGCCTACGGAAGTACCGGCGGTAACCAGGACCACTGGCGGGTTATCTGGGATCAGACCCAAACCAACCGGGGTATTACAGAAGGCGGTTCTTCCGGTTCTCCGCTGATCAACAATCAACGCAGAGTAATCGGACAACTGCACGGCGGACAGTCTGCCTGTAACAATCAAAACGGCGCCGACTGGTACGGTCGCTTTAGCCTCTCCTGGGGTAACTCCACCGATAACAGGAGAAGATTATCCGACTGGCTCGATCCTGCCGGCACCGGTGCGCAAACGCTGGATGGCATTACCTCCTGCGGTACGAAAGGTATCCTGTACGGACCCAACAAATTATGTGGTACCGGCACTTACTCCATCGGCGGTACTCCTGCAAGTTCCACCATCACCTGGTCAGTAACGGGTCCTTACAAAATCAATGGTGCGACTACCGGCGCCAGCGTCTCTGTCAGCAGCACAGGCTCCGGCACGGGCACCATCCGGGCCATCGTTACCCGTCCCTGCGGATTAGTAGATACCATTGAGAGAACTATTTCCAGCACCCTCGCTGCACCTACCGGTATCAGCGGCCTCGATCCGGATCATCCGCTTTGCATCAACAGCACCTATTACTTCGCTGCCAATAGTGTGGATGGCGCTACCAGCTATACCTGGTCTACTTCCGGCACCATCACCAGCGGCCAGGGTAGTAATGATGTGAATGTGCGCACCGGTAACAGAGCAGGTCCATTTATGATAGGCGTATATGCCAGCAATGCCTGTGGCGATTCTGATCCTTTATTCCTGGATGGCATCGTGAGTACCTGCAGAGGCGGCGAAGATCCGGTGTTTATCGTATATCCGAACCCGGTAGATAACCAGGTAACCATTTCCCGCAACCAGGAAGCCTTTGACAGCAAATCAGCGGACAATAGTATTGTTACCATCTCCCTGCTGAGTGAAAGGGGCGTATTGGTGAGAGCCGGTAAAATTACGCCGGAAACACCAGTGGTACAACTGGATACCCAACGGTTACCGGAAGGCACCTATTATCTCCATCTGTCTAATGGCAAAAAAATAACCAAACAACAGATTGTTGTACGGCACTAA
- a CDS encoding dihydrofolate reductase family protein, with amino-acid sequence MRKTVLFMHTSLDNFVAGPQGEMNWINANDEIFTYASQSTRAADTALYGRKTYEMMESYWPTAADQPNPSAHDLEHAEWYNRVTKVVISTTLQGSEKPRTIIFSERIAEQVQALKATAGKDILIFGSPSTVHFLMQENLIDEFWLFVNPIVLGKGIPLFKGLTHTIKLDLIKRIAFDSGVVCLHYKNNRETV; translated from the coding sequence ATGAGAAAAACCGTATTATTCATGCATACGTCCCTGGATAATTTTGTGGCAGGTCCTCAGGGAGAAATGAATTGGATTAATGCCAACGATGAAATCTTTACCTATGCCAGTCAAAGTACCCGCGCAGCAGATACAGCACTCTACGGCCGCAAAACCTATGAGATGATGGAAAGCTACTGGCCGACAGCCGCCGATCAGCCCAACCCTTCTGCACATGACCTGGAACATGCCGAATGGTACAACCGGGTAACAAAAGTGGTTATTTCCACTACCCTGCAGGGATCCGAAAAACCACGGACCATTATCTTTAGTGAGCGGATAGCTGAACAGGTGCAGGCCTTGAAAGCAACAGCCGGAAAAGATATCCTGATTTTCGGCAGCCCCAGTACGGTACATTTCCTCATGCAGGAAAACCTGATTGATGAATTCTGGCTGTTTGTAAATCCCATTGTGCTGGGCAAAGGCATTCCTTTGTTCAAAGGTCTTACGCATACCATCAAACTGGATCTTATCAAGAGAATTGCTTTCGACTCCGGCGTGGTATGTCTTCATTATAAAAACAACCGGGAAACCGTCTGA
- a CDS encoding winged helix-turn-helix transcriptional regulator, which produces MKNKIRVTANKICPLEHAVNTISGKWKIPIVWYLHQGARRPSDFFYLIAAVNRRVLTRQLKELEEQGIITKQLLKQKPLEVSWELTPLGDQLVKALWILNDWGSELLERQGVTGE; this is translated from the coding sequence ATGAAAAATAAAATCAGGGTAACGGCCAATAAAATATGTCCGTTGGAGCATGCGGTAAATACCATCAGTGGCAAATGGAAAATCCCGATTGTCTGGTATCTGCATCAGGGGGCCAGAAGACCCAGCGATTTTTTCTATCTCATTGCAGCGGTGAATCGCCGTGTGCTGACGCGACAGCTGAAAGAACTGGAAGAACAGGGTATTATTACCAAACAGCTGCTGAAACAAAAGCCGCTGGAAGTCTCCTGGGAGTTAACCCCATTGGGCGATCAGCTGGTTAAAGCACTATGGATACTGAATGATTGGGGAAGTGAATTGCTGGAGCGGCAAGGGGTGACGGGAGAATAA
- a CDS encoding pentapeptide repeat-containing protein — MYDQTVAGKVYTGISIREQEFESCIFKGCDFSDSDFATCRFLDCTFEHCNLSMVKLKGTTLNNAVFRHCKLLGVNFSECQDFLFSVTFETCVLDFTSFERKKMPQTVFTHSSLKEVNFIQTDLKKAVFDQTDLSRAVFDQTNLTGANLATAYSYEIDPEANTLKDACFSAVGLPGLLTRHRIRVI; from the coding sequence ATGTACGATCAGACAGTAGCCGGAAAAGTGTATACGGGTATCAGCATCCGGGAGCAGGAATTTGAAAGCTGTATTTTTAAGGGATGTGATTTTTCCGACAGTGATTTTGCCACGTGCCGATTCCTGGACTGTACCTTTGAACACTGTAACCTGTCTATGGTAAAGCTGAAGGGAACGACGTTGAATAATGCCGTCTTCCGGCATTGTAAACTGCTGGGGGTAAATTTCAGTGAATGCCAGGATTTTTTATTCAGTGTAACATTTGAGACCTGTGTGTTGGATTTTACTTCTTTTGAACGGAAGAAAATGCCACAAACCGTTTTTACCCATTCCTCGCTGAAGGAAGTTAATTTTATCCAGACCGATTTGAAAAAGGCGGTCTTTGATCAGACAGACCTGTCGCGGGCGGTGTTTGATCAGACCAACCTCACCGGGGCCAACCTGGCCACAGCCTATAGTTATGAAATAGATCCGGAAGCCAACACCCTGAAAGATGCCTGTTTTTCAGCAGTGGGTCTGCCGGGATTACTAACAAGACATCGTATTCGGGTGATATAA
- a CDS encoding YybH family protein — translation MQQAIMQRNQLFNTYVQEKNSTGLATLYTTDATLFPPKLPAVTGNTAIGDFFAAVFQQGISSGTFASQHITITADIAVESGRYELFATPDHCVATGHYVYVWKNINDNWYIRQDIWND, via the coding sequence ATGCAACAAGCCATTATGCAACGCAATCAGCTATTCAACACCTATGTACAGGAAAAAAACAGTACCGGACTGGCAACACTGTACACAACAGACGCCACGCTCTTTCCGCCCAAACTGCCGGCTGTTACCGGCAATACCGCTATCGGTGATTTTTTCGCCGCTGTTTTCCAACAAGGTATCAGCAGTGGTACTTTCGCTTCGCAGCATATCACCATCACCGCCGACATCGCGGTTGAATCAGGCCGGTACGAACTTTTCGCCACGCCTGATCATTGTGTAGCAACCGGACATTATGTATATGTATGGAAAAATATCAACGACAACTGGTACATTCGTCAGGATATCTGGAATGACTAA